The Montipora capricornis isolate CH-2021 chromosome 6, ASM3666992v2, whole genome shotgun sequence genome has a window encoding:
- the LOC138053387 gene encoding uncharacterized protein, which produces MQCPNNSGSLFYNYKGFFSLVLMAVCDAHYNFTLVDIGDYGSNNDSGVLSHSEMGKAIDDGSINFPKPEHLEGCDLPLLPYFLVGDEAFGLKPWLQRPYPGKSLTELMQIFNYRLSRARRVIENVFGILRARWRVFKGPISASPKTVQLIIEAAVCLHNYLRQTETAIYCPSGFVDSMDRSGNIKPGEWRSMVSTTDRGALDGLIG; this is translated from the coding sequence ATGCAGTGCCCAAACAACAGTGGATCCTTGTTCTACAACTATAAGGGATTTTTTAGTCTTGTATTAATGGCAGTATGTGATGCCCATTATAATTTCACCCTGGTGGATATTGGAGACTACGGAAGCAACAATGACAGTGGTGTCTTGTCACATTCAGAGATGGGTAAAGCCATTGATGATGGCTCCATTAATTTCCCAAAGCCTGAACATTTGGAAGGGTGTGATCTTCCCCTTTTGCCCTACTTCTTGGTAGGGGATGAAGCCTTTGGATTAAAACCATGGCTTCAGCGACCTTACCCAGGAAAATCCTTGACAGAACTCATGCAAATATTTAACTATAGACTCTCCAGGGCGAGGCGGGTGATAGAGAATGTGTTTGGAATTTTAAGAGCAAGGTGGAGGGTGTTTAAGGGTCCTATTTCTGCATCTCCTAAAACTGTGCAACTTattattgaagcagctgtgtGCCTTCACAACTATCTGAGGCAAACAGAAACAGCTATATATTGCCCATCTGGGTTTGTTGATAGTATGGATAGATCAGGAAACATCAAGCCTGGGGAATGGAGAAGTATGGTATCTACTACAGATAGAGGAGCCCTAGATGGGTTAATAGGGTGA